The genomic interval ATTGGATAAAATCAAAAATCTATAATTGTGAGAATAATCAAGAATATGTTACAGCACCAGAAAGGTAACCAACCGATAAAGGGGCAGTTGTAGTAAGAATGAAGATTTGGGCTAAACTTGTAAATATATATCCAATTTCCTATCCATGAAAATACCTCATCACTGGAAGCAAAAGTGGCTTGAACTGCTCCGTCGCTGGGAAAAAATTAAAAGAAAGGTAAATCTTGAGTTCCATTATGTCCAGGATGATCTCTACGAAATAGATAAGGTGGCCCAACCGTATTTTCGAGCAATTACGGTTTTGCTTAGTCTATTGGTCATCGCCAGTATTCTCATACCTATTGCCTTTGAATTGACTCCAGAAGTAACGCGATTAAATGACCAAATAGAGATCTGGATCCTTGTTGGGTTTGTAGCAAACTTTGTTATTCGGCTTGTGCTTACTGGAGATCGATCTGTATTCCTGAGAAAACGCTGGTTCGAGGCCATATTATCGATGTTGTCACTGGTCGTGTTGACAGATTTAGGCCTGTCATTTATCCGTCTGGTTGACACCTATTTTTTAGGGATCGAAAATACTCGCGTGGCATTTATTAGATTTCTAAAAGGCTATCTGCTTTTGTTCGTCATAATTAAGTTTCTGCAATTTTTGCCGGAACTGCTTGACAAACAAAAAAATACGGCACGGTTCCTGGTATACAGCTTTCTTTCTCTTATTGCTGTAGGTGCATTTTTGTTGATGTTGCCGGGAGCCACGCAGGACGGTCTTGGCCTTCAATTTATAGATGCCTTGTTCACCTCTACCAGCGCAGTTTGTGTAACGGGTCTTATTGTGGTGGATACCGCAACGCACTTCACGTTGTTTGGTGAGGTGGTGATACTAACCCTAATCCAGCTTGGAGGGATTGGAATTATCTCATTTGCGACCTTTCTGTTTTTGTTTATAAGCGGTGGCTTAGGCGTAGGCCAGATGAACACTATTAAAGGTATGGTTGCAGAAAAAAATACCACTTTGGTGGCTTCAACGCTGAAACGAGTGGTGGGCTTTACGTTTGCTATAGAAGCCATTGGGGCCATTAGTTATTATCTCAGTTGGGATATCGAATTTCCAAACCACGGTCAGCGTATCTTATTCTCGGTTTTCCATGCCATATCGGCCTTTTGTAACGCGGGGTTTTCACTATTCACAAACAGCTTGGCGGATGGGGCGAATGCCACAAATATGGGGATCAATATAACTACGATGACACTTATTGTATTAGGCGGATTGGGATTTACGGTTATATGGGAGTTGATTCGCAAGAAAATTGAGAAGAGTCGCTGGCAGAAACGCTTATCCATCCATACCCGAACGGTATTGGTTACTACAGTTGTACTCATAGTAGCGGGTGCCGGACTCATATTGTGGATGGAGTGGAATAAAACACTAGCGGGATATCCTTTCGGAGATAAACTAATGCTTTCCTTTTTCCAAAGTGTTACGACCCGAACGGCTGGGTTTAACACCTTAGATACCGGTGCCATCGGTATTTCTGCAACATTGATTATGATGATTTTTATGCTCATTGGGGGATCTCCGGCCTCAACAGCCGGGGGAATCAAAACCACAACATTCGCCGTCCTTATGCGGTCTATTACCATGACCATTAAGGGCTACAATCGGATGGAGCTATTTAATCGTACGATTCCCACCTCGGCTATATTCCGCGCGGTAACGGTCCTGTTGCTTGCTTCCTCGTGTATTGGTGTAAGCACTATCTTGCTATCTGTGGTGGAAGATCATGCATTTCTGGATCTGTTATTTGAAGAGATTTCTGCTTTTGCTACCGTGGGCCTATCTCGGGGAATAACCGCTGAGTTAAGCGGCTGGGGGAAGTTTATTATTGTGGTTTCCATGTTCCTGGGCCGTGTCGGTATTCTTACGTTTATGGTGGCTTTTGCCAATCGCATGGATACCCATAAGTACGAGTACCCGGAAGAAACAATTATGGTCTCTTAATTTTAATGAATAACAGTATCTATTATAAAACGATGAAATGAATTGCATTTTGCAGTTATCGGTATTGGGGTCTTTGGCAGTGCGTTGGCCAAAAAACTTTCCGAGGAAAGAGCCTATATCATTGCTATCGATAATGACATGGAGGATATTAATCAAGTCAAAGAATACGTCTCAGATGCTATTTGTTTTGATGCCACCGATCAAAATCTTTTAGAAAGTAAGGGATGAATCCCGCCTAGTTTACTAAACTAACTGTTTTGAATATGCAAAGTGATCCAACTTTTAAAGAGGTTGGGTACAACCACGTAACATATGATCAAGTGACTATAAATTCAGAAGAGGCTCTTGTAATTACTGGATCAAAATAATGTTGGGAGACCTCATATGACTTTGTCACACAAGTAAATTAGTAGTATGAAATACGTTAAGCTAACAATAGTAAAAAATTCTGTTGTCCCTATGTTGTCCCCGAAATTTTAAATAGGATGTTCTAAATGATTTCGTCTAAATAAATAAGCCGCTAACTCTTTGGGAGCTAGCGGCTTATCGTTTTGCGATCCGGACGAGACTCGAACTCGCGACCTCCTGCGTGACAGGCAGGCGTTCTAACCAACTGAACTACCGGACCGAAAATGCAAAATCTTAAAATATGGTCAGCAAATTAGCAGAATGTCGCTAAAATTACGACTTTTTACCAGCTGAAATGCCAGACCAATGAGAGCCCAAATATAAGGATCATATGGGACAACTGTCAAGAAAGAAATGGTCTATTTTTGTATTATTGATTGCCAAGTTCAATTTAATTACTATGACGTATAAAAGTTAAAACTATTAACGCTATGTATCGTCCCAAATTTGTACAGGTTTCGCATGATATCAGCGTATCGGTTAAGCCGATGTACCTCGAAGAGGAATCAAATCCGCTGATATCAAAACATGTATTTGCCTACTTCATCACTATTGAAAATATAGCTGACCAGAAGGTGCAGCTTCTTAAGCGGCATTGGCAGATACATGATTCCAGTGGAAAGGATCATCAAATTGAGGGGGAAGGGGTCGTAGGCAAGCAACCGATGATTGAACCTGGTAGTAATCATCAGTATAATAGCTTCTGTGTGCTCGATTCTTACCAAGGGAGTATGAGCGGTTATTATATAATGGAACGTGCCGATGGGGAGGAGATCAGCGTGCAGGTACCGGAATTTATACTTGTTTCGCACTTACTGAATTAAAAAAATAGAGAGCCGTAAGTATCAGTTACGGCCCTCCGTCGGGATGGTGATGGGATGTATTAGGGATACATCACTTTAACTAAATTAATAGAATACTATTGCATAATATTTTTGAGACCATTAGCTAAACGCTGGTTACTTTTCTTCAAATTCTACTTTATCAAATGTATTTGCTATAGAAATCGTTCCACTTTATTAATGGAAATGTCTCAAAATACTTTAAACGTTGTGTAGAGACCCTGGATAACCCAACCAATTGTTAATGAAGAAAAATCTTGAAAAATTAGCGTTAGAGGGAGTTGCAGGCAAATGGCAACCAATGGTAGTATTAGCAATTATCATTTTAATCTTTTTGCTACCCCAGGTAGGAACAGCCCAAATGTTTTCTATGGGAGATGACAGTCCCCAATATGTAAAACCACAAAATGAAGTATATGCCGGGTTGGAATTGATGAGTGTGAGCTATCGTGGAACAAACTCCGCACAGCCAGACCGCGGATTGTTTTCTTTCAACGGTTCTGTTATTCGGTTGGGTTATCAATCGCCTACGGTTGACTTTTCGGTTGGAAAAGGTGGACCAATCACCGGAATTAATGATGTTTCTTATTTTGATATCGGGGGAAAGTTAAATTTCGGTATTCCATTGTATCGTTCAAAAGCATTTGAGGTGCAACTACCCTTTCGGCTTTTATCGCGATATACGGTGATGAACAGCAGTAATTTTGTGCAGTCCCTTTTTAGCAGGTTTAACTTCGGGAGCTTGGCCGGAGGAATTGGCACAAAGCTGATTGTGCGTCCCACAGAAAATATTCGTATTGATTTGGGAGCAGTACCCAGCTATGGGTTTGCATTTGCATCCGGTGGACTTTTCGGAGGTAGCCTTACATCTATAGCGGGCAAAAGCCGCTTATATTTTGACGGATTGTTTGGTAATTTAGGGCTAAGTGTAGGATACAATTATGATTTTCGAAATTATGACATTGATGATGAAGTGTATGACTACCGGATGAATGGGCATGTTGTTCTACTAGGTATGACCTTTTAGCAATTATTATGAAAAAAGAGACATTACTTTTAGAACTAGAAAAACTCGTTGAACAGGCTGGCTATACCATCCGCAAGGAAAAAGGAACATTTCGCGGGGATTCTTGCGTAATGGAAGGACAAAAATTAGTGGTGCTTAACAAGAAAAAGCCTCCCCAACAGCAAGTGGGGTTGCTGGCACGTATCCTAAAGGACAAAGAACTGCGAGACATTTATATAAAGCCGGTAGTGCGTAAGCAACTCGAAAAGCTGTGGCAGCGCTTCGAAAAATTTAAAGACAGCGAAATAGAAGAAATGGATATCACTCTCGAATAATGCAATTAACATTTTTAGGTACCGGTACATCTATGGGCGTGCCCGTGGCCGGGGGATTTGGAAAAGAAGAAATTGACGGGGATCCTCGAAACACTCGTTGGCGGTGTTCGGCTTGGCTACAGACTGAGAAAAGTTCAATTATTATTGATACCGGGCCGGAATTTCGGCTGCAAACGTTGCGATCGGGTATTAGTGCCGTTGACCTGGTTCTTGTTACCCACGAGCATATGGATCATATAGCTGGACTGGATGATTTGCGTCCGTTTTGCTACAAACAGGGGCAGAGTATTCCCGTTTATGGAAGTAAAGAATGTTTGGAAGCCATCCGCCGCCGCTTTGAATATATGTTTGGCCCAAATCGCTATCCCGGTGCCACTGATATTGATCTCAGGAATATAACAGATTCCATTCATTTTCGGGATGTGAATATTACGCCACTTCCCGCTATCCATGGCAAAGTTAACGTGCTTGGTTATCGTGTTAACGATGTATCTTATCTTACGGATGTGAAAGCAATTCCTGATAAAACCAAACAAAAGGTTCGTGGTTCAGAGATATTGGTATTAAGTGGTCTCCGTTGGAGGCCCGAACATCCCACACACATGACTATTCCCGAAGCAGTGGATATTGCAGATGAACTGGATATTCCGCAGACCTATCTGATTCACATGAATTCATATGTGAATCATAAGTCCACAAATGAGCGGCTTCCTGAGCATGTGCAACTGGCTTATGACCAGTTAGTGGTAGAGGTGTAATACAACATCAACATGGATCAAGCAGATTATTATATCATTGCGCACTTCTGCTAGACCCGGTCTGTCTATGTTCTAGTGGCATTACAGATACTTTTTCAACTTCTCGTCTTCATCCAGCTGGTTGACGATTTGTTTAACGTCCTGGGCTTCATTGAGGTTACATACCA from Fodinibius salinus carries:
- a CDS encoding TrkH family potassium uptake protein, giving the protein MKIPHHWKQKWLELLRRWEKIKRKVNLEFHYVQDDLYEIDKVAQPYFRAITVLLSLLVIASILIPIAFELTPEVTRLNDQIEIWILVGFVANFVIRLVLTGDRSVFLRKRWFEAILSMLSLVVLTDLGLSFIRLVDTYFLGIENTRVAFIRFLKGYLLLFVIIKFLQFLPELLDKQKNTARFLVYSFLSLIAVGAFLLMLPGATQDGLGLQFIDALFTSTSAVCVTGLIVVDTATHFTLFGEVVILTLIQLGGIGIISFATFLFLFISGGLGVGQMNTIKGMVAEKNTTLVASTLKRVVGFTFAIEAIGAISYYLSWDIEFPNHGQRILFSVFHAISAFCNAGFSLFTNSLADGANATNMGINITTMTLIVLGGLGFTVIWELIRKKIEKSRWQKRLSIHTRTVLVTTVVLIVAGAGLILWMEWNKTLAGYPFGDKLMLSFFQSVTTRTAGFNTLDTGAIGISATLIMMIFMLIGGSPASTAGGIKTTTFAVLMRSITMTIKGYNRMELFNRTIPTSAIFRAVTVLLLASSCIGVSTILLSVVEDHAFLDLLFEEISAFATVGLSRGITAELSGWGKFIIVVSMFLGRVGILTFMVAFANRMDTHKYEYPEETIMVS
- the apaG gene encoding Co2+/Mg2+ efflux protein ApaG, with the protein product MYRPKFVQVSHDISVSVKPMYLEEESNPLISKHVFAYFITIENIADQKVQLLKRHWQIHDSSGKDHQIEGEGVVGKQPMIEPGSNHQYNSFCVLDSYQGSMSGYYIMERADGEEISVQVPEFILVSHLLN
- a CDS encoding NAD-binding protein, whose amino-acid sequence is MHFAVIGIGVFGSALAKKLSEERAYIIAIDNDMEDINQVKEYVSDAICFDATDQNLLESKG
- a CDS encoding MBL fold metallo-hydrolase, which encodes MQLTFLGTGTSMGVPVAGGFGKEEIDGDPRNTRWRCSAWLQTEKSSIIIDTGPEFRLQTLRSGISAVDLVLVTHEHMDHIAGLDDLRPFCYKQGQSIPVYGSKECLEAIRRRFEYMFGPNRYPGATDIDLRNITDSIHFRDVNITPLPAIHGKVNVLGYRVNDVSYLTDVKAIPDKTKQKVRGSEILVLSGLRWRPEHPTHMTIPEAVDIADELDIPQTYLIHMNSYVNHKSTNERLPEHVQLAYDQLVVEV